A window of the Acaryochloris thomasi RCC1774 genome harbors these coding sequences:
- a CDS encoding pirin family protein, with translation MITIRPGNERGSANFGWLDSRHTFSFGNYFDPAHMGFSALRVINEDKVHPAQGFSTHSHRDMEIISYVLNGALEHKDNIGNGSIIRPGDIQRMSAGTGISHSEYNPSQSEGVHFLQIWLMPDTQGIEPSYEQIYISPAERQGQLRLVGSRDGRHGSVTIHQDVNLYAGLLTEEQQVKHIIEPGRAVWLQIARGSVQLDDHSLMNGDGAAITDFTPEIIVKGTDQPAEFLLFDLPAA, from the coding sequence ATGATTACCATTCGCCCTGGCAACGAGAGAGGCAGTGCCAACTTTGGGTGGCTTGATAGCCGTCATACCTTTTCCTTCGGCAACTATTTTGACCCGGCCCACATGGGTTTTTCAGCCCTACGGGTGATCAACGAAGATAAAGTACATCCGGCTCAAGGCTTTTCGACCCACAGCCACCGCGACATGGAAATTATTTCCTACGTGCTGAACGGTGCCTTAGAGCATAAAGACAACATCGGCAACGGCTCGATCATCAGGCCCGGAGATATCCAGCGCATGTCTGCCGGGACCGGAATTTCCCATAGTGAATACAATCCGTCCCAATCTGAGGGCGTTCACTTTTTACAAATCTGGCTAATGCCCGATACTCAAGGAATTGAGCCGAGCTACGAGCAAATCTATATCTCCCCAGCAGAAAGGCAAGGACAACTCCGCCTCGTGGGATCAAGGGATGGGCGGCACGGCTCAGTGACGATTCATCAAGACGTGAATCTCTACGCAGGCTTACTGACCGAGGAACAGCAGGTTAAACACATCATTGAACCCGGTCGGGCCGTCTGGCTACAGATTGCTCGAGGAAGCGTACAGTTAGACGACCATTCGTTAATGAACGGAGATGGTGCAGCAATCACAGATTTCACCCCGGAAATCATCGTTAAAGGCACCGATCAACCTGCAGAGTTTTTGTTGTTTGACTTGCCCGCAGCTTAA
- a CDS encoding LysR family transcriptional regulator: MDKFESMQAFTQVVEAGGFAAAAREVGLSRSQVNKLVANLEVHLGVQLLHRTTRKVTPTDAGRAYYERCINILAELEEAETSIARLQTEARGTLRINAPMSFGMRHLGRAIAAFSHQHPQLQVEVTLSDRFIDPISEGFDVTLRISEYPDDASLISHLVMPTPRVLCAAPQYLAERGNPGQPKQLREHSCLHYGHLPSAHRWFLQGPEGEVVVSISGALCSNNGEVLRSAALEGLGITLLPTFIVANDLQQGDLRVVLPEYRAPTLSLYVVYPVNRHLSEKVRLLTAFICDRFDTHKIN; this comes from the coding sequence GTGGATAAATTTGAAAGTATGCAGGCCTTTACGCAGGTTGTGGAGGCGGGTGGTTTTGCGGCGGCGGCTAGAGAGGTGGGACTGTCGCGATCGCAAGTGAATAAGCTTGTTGCTAACCTCGAAGTCCATCTGGGTGTTCAGCTACTCCATCGCACCACTCGCAAGGTGACGCCTACGGATGCGGGGCGAGCCTATTATGAGCGCTGCATTAATATCCTGGCTGAGCTGGAAGAGGCGGAAACCTCAATTGCCCGACTGCAGACTGAGGCGAGGGGCACCTTGCGGATTAATGCACCGATGTCCTTTGGTATGAGGCATTTGGGGCGTGCGATCGCAGCTTTTAGTCATCAGCATCCACAGCTTCAGGTCGAAGTTACCTTGAGCGATCGCTTCATTGATCCGATTTCAGAAGGCTTTGACGTCACACTCCGAATCTCAGAATATCCCGACGACGCCAGTTTAATTTCGCACCTTGTGATGCCAACCCCGAGAGTCCTCTGTGCTGCTCCTCAGTATCTGGCGGAGCGCGGCAATCCCGGTCAACCTAAGCAGCTTCGAGAGCATTCCTGTCTTCATTACGGACACTTGCCCAGCGCTCATCGTTGGTTTTTACAGGGGCCGGAGGGTGAGGTCGTGGTGTCGATTTCTGGGGCGCTATGCTCTAACAACGGAGAGGTCCTTCGCAGCGCGGCACTGGAGGGGCTTGGGATTACGCTGTTGCCCACCTTTATCGTGGCGAACGATCTGCAGCAGGGAGATCTTCGGGTTGTCCTGCCGGAGTATCGTGCCCCTACTCTTTCTTTATACGTTGTATATCCAGTAAATCGGCATCTGTCAGAAAAGGTGAGGTTGCTTACAGCGTTTATTTGCGATCGCTTTGATACTCATAAGATAAATTGA
- a CDS encoding GAF domain-containing protein encodes MTRFHIPSVLSQVFNRSDDAETVFSELMPVLGSLLQCDRIFLYLRHPDSRMGCTPFIWQQSEEVPSLPDSYNAQWSLEDPQQLEQQDPLFAAALTGKPSIFIEDIEEAANDIINKELEHQQFVHRALVHAHLSHNHQLWGILEPCMFDQPRTWTASDQALINYTVAQSELLAVNYVKEHHAQ; translated from the coding sequence ATGACTCGTTTCCACATTCCCTCTGTCCTGTCTCAGGTTTTTAATCGTTCCGATGATGCTGAGACCGTTTTTTCGGAGTTAATGCCAGTTTTGGGCAGTCTACTGCAGTGCGATCGCATCTTCCTTTACCTGCGTCATCCTGATAGCCGCATGGGGTGTACTCCCTTTATCTGGCAACAGTCAGAAGAAGTTCCAAGCCTTCCCGATAGCTACAACGCTCAATGGTCTCTTGAAGACCCTCAGCAATTGGAACAGCAAGACCCACTATTTGCGGCTGCCCTGACTGGAAAACCCTCCATTTTTATTGAAGACATTGAAGAAGCAGCTAATGACATTATCAACAAAGAGCTTGAGCACCAGCAGTTTGTTCATCGTGCCTTAGTACATGCCCACTTGTCCCACAATCATCAGCTTTGGGGCATTCTGGAACCCTGCATGTTTGACCAGCCCAGAACCTGGACTGCATCTGACCAGGCTTTAATCAACTACACCGTTGCCCAGAGCGAATTGCTGGCCGTCAACTATGTCAAAGAGCACCACGCCCAATAA
- a CDS encoding RtcB family protein: MPAQSLSLNSNKPILSWANHDLGARETQMAKNVASLPFVYKHVALMSDVHLGKGALVGSVIATQDAIIPAAVGVDIGCGMCAIQTPYSSHQLEGKLKKIRKEIEATIPVGFDANKNIDKAVYNWQGWHSFKELHKGVQHLEGKALKQMGSLGGGNHFIEVCIDTEDNVWLMLHSGSRNIGNMLAQNHIRTAKDLAKLAHQKLPDPDLSAFVAGTDAFQQYWHDLQWAQDYARFNRDVMMSRFKKILELHLGGGKPFKPKLAVNCHHNYAERESHFGEEVYVTRKGAVRARTTDYGIIPGSMGAKSFIVKGRGNHESYCSCSHGAGRLMSRTKAKHTFTLDDLIEQTDGIECRKDAGILDEIPAAYKPIEEVMANQNDLVEVVATLRQVVCVKG; this comes from the coding sequence ATGCCTGCTCAATCTCTTTCTCTCAATTCAAATAAGCCTATTCTCTCTTGGGCCAACCATGACCTGGGTGCTCGTGAAACCCAGATGGCAAAGAACGTGGCCTCACTTCCTTTTGTCTACAAGCATGTCGCGTTGATGTCTGATGTCCACCTGGGCAAAGGGGCGCTGGTGGGATCTGTCATTGCAACCCAGGATGCAATTATCCCGGCGGCAGTAGGGGTCGATATTGGCTGTGGGATGTGTGCCATTCAAACGCCCTATTCTAGTCATCAATTAGAGGGAAAGCTCAAGAAGATTCGAAAAGAGATTGAAGCGACTATCCCAGTGGGCTTTGATGCCAATAAAAATATTGACAAGGCCGTATACAACTGGCAAGGGTGGCATTCATTTAAAGAGCTGCACAAAGGAGTTCAGCATTTAGAAGGGAAGGCTCTCAAGCAGATGGGCTCTCTCGGCGGTGGGAATCACTTTATTGAAGTGTGTATCGATACTGAAGACAATGTTTGGTTAATGCTGCATTCGGGGTCACGCAACATTGGCAATATGCTCGCCCAGAACCATATCCGCACAGCAAAGGATTTGGCGAAATTAGCCCACCAAAAACTACCAGATCCAGATTTGTCAGCCTTCGTGGCCGGCACGGATGCCTTTCAGCAGTATTGGCACGACTTACAGTGGGCACAAGATTATGCACGCTTCAACCGCGATGTGATGATGAGCCGTTTTAAGAAAATCCTCGAACTGCACCTTGGAGGCGGCAAACCGTTTAAGCCAAAATTGGCGGTCAATTGTCATCACAACTATGCTGAGCGAGAATCACACTTTGGTGAAGAAGTGTATGTGACGCGCAAAGGGGCAGTACGCGCCCGCACAACCGATTACGGTATTATTCCGGGGTCAATGGGAGCAAAGTCCTTCATCGTTAAGGGAAGGGGAAACCACGAGAGCTATTGTTCCTGCAGCCATGGGGCAGGACGGTTGATGTCCCGGACCAAGGCAAAACATACTTTCACGCTGGATGACTTGATTGAACAAACGGATGGCATTGAGTGCCGCAAGGATGCTGGCATTTTAGATGAAATCCCTGCTGCCTATAAGCCAATTGAAGAGGTGATGGCCAATCAGAACGATCTCGTTGAGGTCGTTGCAACCCTGAGACAGGTGGTCTGCGTCAAAGGATAA